One window of Chionomys nivalis chromosome 18, mChiNiv1.1, whole genome shotgun sequence genomic DNA carries:
- the Mettl25b gene encoding methyltransferase-like protein 25B isoform X2, producing MTVWLLLQEFFTDSLWGTLPNSWQEALDGLKPPQLATLLLGMPREGEEIRYRSVWPLTLLALKSTACALAFTRTPGFQTPSEFLENPSQSSRLAAPFRKHVKPKKQHEIRRLGELVKKLSDLTGCTQVVDVGSGQGHLSRFMSLGLGLMVKSLEGNQRLVERAQRLDQELLQALDKMEKRHPKVVQRGSRHSPHHVVQWVSPTALCEELLLPLETPRQGSTRLLLTGLHACGDLSVSLLRHFCCCSEVVALASVGCCYMKLSEPGSYPLSQWVAGLPGHELPYRLREGACHALEDYAKRLQKAGPGLQTHCFRAALETVIRRACPELRRPGVQGIPRVHELKIEEYVQQGLQRVGLDPQLPLDLAALWAQQAQENRVVAFFSLALLLAPLVETLILLDRLLYLQEQGFYAELLPIFSPELSPRNLVLVATKTPLGQAFSVLETEDN from the exons ATGACTGTTTGGCTCCTTCTGCAGGAATTTTTCACCGACAGCCTATGGGGCACACTCCCCAACTCATGGCAAGAAGCACTGGATGGACTAAAGCCACCACAGCTGGCCACCCTGCTGCTGGGGATGcccagggaaggggaggagattAG GTACAGGTCCGTGTGGCCACTGACCCTGCTGGCCCTGAAGTCCACAGCCTGTGCCCTCGCCTTTACCCGGACACCTGGCTTTCAGACCCCCTCAGAATTCCTGGAGAACCCCAGCCAAAGCTCCCGACTAGCAGCACCTTTTCGGAAACATGTCAAGCCCAAAAAGCAGCATGAGATCCGGAGGCTGGGAGAG TTGGTGAAGAAGCTGAGTGATCTCACTGGCTGCACCCAGGTTGTGGATGTGGGCTCGGGCCAG GGCCATCTCTCCCGTTTCATGTCTCTTGGGCTGGGGCTGATGGTGAAGAGCCTTGAAGGAAATCAGAGGCTGGTAGAGAGAGCCCAGCGCCTCGACCAGGAGCTCCTGCAGGCTCTAGACAAAATGGAGAAGAGGCACCCAAAA GTGGTACAAAGAGGCTCCCGCCACTCCCCCCACCACGTGGTTCAGTGGGTCAGCCCCACAGCCCTGTGTGAGGAGCTTCTGCTGCCTTTAGAGACACCACGCCAGGGTAGTACCCGCCTACTACTCACGGGCCTCCATGCTTGTGGGGATCTGAGTGTCTCCTTGCTGAGGCACTTCTGCTGCTGTTCTGAAGTGGTAGCCTTGGCCTCGGTGGGCTGCTGCTACATGAAACTCAGTGAGCCTGGCAGCTACCCACTGAGTCAGTGGGTGGCTGGGCTGCCCGGCCATGAACTACCGTACAGGCTTCGGGAGGGGGCCTGCCACGCTCTTGAGGACTATGCAAAGAGGCTACAGAAAGCAGGCCCTGGCCTGCAAACACACTGCTTCCGTGCAGCGCTGGAGACAGTTATCCGACGTGCCTGCCCTGAACTTCGGAGGCCTGGCGTGCAAGGAATCCCCAGGGTCCACGAACTCAAGATTGAAGA ATATGTGCAACAAGGGTTACAACGAGTAGGTCTGGACCCCCAGCTGCCACTGGATCTGGCTGCCCTTTGGGCCCAGCAGGCCCAAGAGAATCGTGTGGTGGCCTTCTTCAGCTTGGCCCTCCTGCTGGCCCCACTAGTGGAGACGCTGATTCTGCTAGACCGGCTGCTCTATCTCCAGGAGCAAG GCTTCTATGCTGAGCTGTTACCCATCTTCAGCCCTGAACTCTCTCCCAGAAATCTGGTTCTGGTGGCCACCAAGACACCCCTGGGTCAGGCCTTCTCTGTTCTTGAGACTGAAGACAACTGA
- the Mettl25b gene encoding methyltransferase-like protein 25B isoform X1 encodes MPGVSVRGLSHEKRRQLAVNLTRVLALYRSILDAYIIEFFTDSLWGTLPNSWQEALDGLKPPQLATLLLGMPREGEEIRYRSVWPLTLLALKSTACALAFTRTPGFQTPSEFLENPSQSSRLAAPFRKHVKPKKQHEIRRLGELVKKLSDLTGCTQVVDVGSGQGHLSRFMSLGLGLMVKSLEGNQRLVERAQRLDQELLQALDKMEKRHPKVVQRGSRHSPHHVVQWVSPTALCEELLLPLETPRQGSTRLLLTGLHACGDLSVSLLRHFCCCSEVVALASVGCCYMKLSEPGSYPLSQWVAGLPGHELPYRLREGACHALEDYAKRLQKAGPGLQTHCFRAALETVIRRACPELRRPGVQGIPRVHELKIEEYVQQGLQRVGLDPQLPLDLAALWAQQAQENRVVAFFSLALLLAPLVETLILLDRLLYLQEQGFYAELLPIFSPELSPRNLVLVATKTPLGQAFSVLETEDN; translated from the exons ATGCCGGGCGTCTCAGTCCGTGGCCTCTCGCATGAGAAGAGAAGGCAACTGGCTGTGAACCTCACCCGCGTCCTAGCGCTCTACCGTTCCATCCTGGACGCCTACATCATC GAATTTTTCACCGACAGCCTATGGGGCACACTCCCCAACTCATGGCAAGAAGCACTGGATGGACTAAAGCCACCACAGCTGGCCACCCTGCTGCTGGGGATGcccagggaaggggaggagattAG GTACAGGTCCGTGTGGCCACTGACCCTGCTGGCCCTGAAGTCCACAGCCTGTGCCCTCGCCTTTACCCGGACACCTGGCTTTCAGACCCCCTCAGAATTCCTGGAGAACCCCAGCCAAAGCTCCCGACTAGCAGCACCTTTTCGGAAACATGTCAAGCCCAAAAAGCAGCATGAGATCCGGAGGCTGGGAGAG TTGGTGAAGAAGCTGAGTGATCTCACTGGCTGCACCCAGGTTGTGGATGTGGGCTCGGGCCAG GGCCATCTCTCCCGTTTCATGTCTCTTGGGCTGGGGCTGATGGTGAAGAGCCTTGAAGGAAATCAGAGGCTGGTAGAGAGAGCCCAGCGCCTCGACCAGGAGCTCCTGCAGGCTCTAGACAAAATGGAGAAGAGGCACCCAAAA GTGGTACAAAGAGGCTCCCGCCACTCCCCCCACCACGTGGTTCAGTGGGTCAGCCCCACAGCCCTGTGTGAGGAGCTTCTGCTGCCTTTAGAGACACCACGCCAGGGTAGTACCCGCCTACTACTCACGGGCCTCCATGCTTGTGGGGATCTGAGTGTCTCCTTGCTGAGGCACTTCTGCTGCTGTTCTGAAGTGGTAGCCTTGGCCTCGGTGGGCTGCTGCTACATGAAACTCAGTGAGCCTGGCAGCTACCCACTGAGTCAGTGGGTGGCTGGGCTGCCCGGCCATGAACTACCGTACAGGCTTCGGGAGGGGGCCTGCCACGCTCTTGAGGACTATGCAAAGAGGCTACAGAAAGCAGGCCCTGGCCTGCAAACACACTGCTTCCGTGCAGCGCTGGAGACAGTTATCCGACGTGCCTGCCCTGAACTTCGGAGGCCTGGCGTGCAAGGAATCCCCAGGGTCCACGAACTCAAGATTGAAGA ATATGTGCAACAAGGGTTACAACGAGTAGGTCTGGACCCCCAGCTGCCACTGGATCTGGCTGCCCTTTGGGCCCAGCAGGCCCAAGAGAATCGTGTGGTGGCCTTCTTCAGCTTGGCCCTCCTGCTGGCCCCACTAGTGGAGACGCTGATTCTGCTAGACCGGCTGCTCTATCTCCAGGAGCAAG GCTTCTATGCTGAGCTGTTACCCATCTTCAGCCCTGAACTCTCTCCCAGAAATCTGGTTCTGGTGGCCACCAAGACACCCCTGGGTCAGGCCTTCTCTGTTCTTGAGACTGAAGACAACTGA